A window of the Sardina pilchardus chromosome 21, fSarPil1.1, whole genome shotgun sequence genome harbors these coding sequences:
- the hrh2a gene encoding histamine receptor H2a: protein MLTVALLGAVLALLVVLTVCGNVLVCLAVCTTRRLRCVTNCFIVSLAVTDLLLGALVLPFSALLEVRAGAWPLGAAFCNVYVSLDVMLSTASILNLLAISMDRYLAVTAPLRYAALLRPARVGTALALIWLVSVCLSFVPIHMGWNTRDGRVQNVGAGVDGEEGEGNDSVDGGVCKFDLNPTYAVVDALCTFYLPLLAMCWSYCCVFRIARAQARRIVATRRAGGCGSTPAGHWGVLAVAVRENKATVTLAAVVGAFIVCWTPYFTYFTVMGLLRSDMRGTAYSVVLWLGYTNSALNPFLYAALNRDFRSAYGRLLHCPRLKPLPMDSNGAAAGEGRSWEDGPVTGLKQCFSRAGSVPRAMVMMQDLNGSNRPPLGNGKPLMMDTEITDCNNTLSLTPGRWTRSTPPPGPPAGDAKQDKCLRWLADPPQVQRG, encoded by the exons ATGCTGACGGTGGCGCTGCTGGGCGCGGTGCTggcgctgctggtggtgctgacgGTGTGCGGCAACGTGCTGGTGTGCCTGGCCGTGTGCACCACGCGCCGCCTGCGCTGCGTCACCAACTGCTTCATCGTGTCGCTGGCCGTCACCGACCTGCTGCTGGGCGCGCTGGTGCTGCCCTTCTCCGCGCTGCTGGAGGTGCGGGCGGGCGCCTGGCCGCTGGGCGCCGCCTTCTGCAACGTCTACGTCTCGCTGGACGTCATGCTGAGCACGGCGTCCATCCTCAACCTGCTGGCCATCAGCATGGACCGCTACCTGGCCGTGACGGCGCCGCTGCGCTACGCCGCGCTGCTGAGGCCGGCGCGCGTCGGCACGGCGCTGGCCCTCATCTGGCTGGTGTCCGTCTGCCTGTCGTTCGTGCCCATCCACATGGGCTGGAACACGCGGGACGGCAGGGTCCAGAACGTGGGCGCGGGGGTGGACGGCGAGGAGGGCGAGGGCAACGACAGCGTCGACGGCGGCGTGTGCAAGTTCGACCTGAACCCCACCTACGCCGTGGTGGACGCGCTGTGCACCTTCTACCTGCCGCTGCTGGCCATGTGCTGGAGCTACTGCTGCGTGTTCCGTATCGCCAGGGCGCAGGCGCGCCGGATCGTGGCCACGCGGCGCGCGGGGGGCTGCGGCAGTACCCCGGCCGGCCACTGGGGGGTGCTGGCGGTGGCCGTGCGCGAGAACAAGGCCACGGTGAcgctggcggcggtggtgggcgCCTTCATCGTCTGCTGGACGCCGTACTTCACCTACTTCACCGTCATGGGCCTGCTGCGGAGCGACATGCGCGGCACCGCCTACTCGGTGGTGCTGTGGCTCGGCTACACCAACTCGGCGCTCAACCCCTTCCTGTACGCCGCGCTCAACCGGGACTTCCGCTCGGCCTACGGGCGGCTCCTGCACTGCCCGAGGCTCAAGCCCCTGCCGATGGACTCCAACGGGGCGGcggcaggggaggggagaagctGGGAGGACGGGCCAGTGACTGGACTCAAGCAGTGCTTCAGCAGGGCAGGGTCCGTGCCCAGGGCTATGGTCATGATGCAGGATTTAAATGGGAGTAACAGGCCCCCCCTGGGTAATGGTAAACCCCTGATGATGGACACAGAGATCACTGACTGCAATAACACATTAAG CTTGACGCCCGGCCGCTGGACCCGATCCACACCTCCACCCGGCCCCCCGGCGGGAGACGCCAAGCAGGACAAGTGTTTGAGATGGCTGGCAG ACCCTCCACAGGTGCAAAGAGGTTGA